The Paenibacillus spongiae nucleotide sequence TATGGAATAGCGGCGATCATGGCACTCGTCATCATGACGACCGTGCTGACCGGCTGCGGTAGCGGCAAACAAAGCAAGCTTGTCGAGGGGAAGACGAATGTCGTGACAAGCTTCTATCCGCTTTATTTTCTGGCCCAGCAAATCGGCGGCGATCAGGCGAATGTCATTAATCTCATACCGGCCGGCGTAGAGCCGCATGATTGGAGTCCGAAGAGCCAGGATTTGGAGACGGCCTCCAATGCTCAGCTCTTTCTATATAACGGGGCGGGGTTCGAAGGATGGACGGATGACTTTCTCGAAGGATTGCGCAAGGACAGCAAGCTGGTGACGAAAGAGGGTAGCGAAGGAATCAAGCTGATCGAAGCCGATGGCACAGATGAGCATGAGCATGAAGACCATGACGGGAAGGATGCCGGGGGGCATCACGATCCGCACACATGGGTAAGCCCCAAATCGATGAAGATTATGGCGGCCAATGTGCTGGCTGGCTTGAGCTCCGTCGACCCCGAACACCAAGCGGAATATGAAGCCAACTACAAACAATTGGAGTCGAAGCTGACTGCGCTGGATGACGAATATACGGCTAAGCTTGGCGCGGCTCCAAAGAAGGATATCGTGGTATCCCATAATGCCTTCGGCTATTTGGCTCGCGATTATGGGCTTCGTCAAGTTTCCATTATGGGACTGTCTCCCGATGCGGAGCCGAAAGCGCAGGATCTGCTTAAGATCGCCAAGTTCGTGAAAGAAAACGGCGTCAAGTATATTTTCTTCGAAGAGCTTGTATCGGATGAGCTGGCCCGTACATTAGCGCGTGAGGCGGATGCGGAGACGCTTGTGCTTAATCCGGTAGAAGGGCTGACG carries:
- a CDS encoding metal ABC transporter substrate-binding protein, which gives rise to MRYQRYGIAAIMALVIMTTVLTGCGSGKQSKLVEGKTNVVTSFYPLYFLAQQIGGDQANVINLIPAGVEPHDWSPKSQDLETASNAQLFLYNGAGFEGWTDDFLEGLRKDSKLVTKEGSEGIKLIEADGTDEHEHEDHDGKDAGGHHDPHTWVSPKSMKIMAANVLAGLSSVDPEHQAEYEANYKQLESKLTALDDEYTAKLGAAPKKDIVVSHNAFGYLARDYGLRQVSIMGLSPDAEPKAQDLLKIAKFVKENGVKYIFFEELVSDELARTLAREADAETLVLNPVEGLTPDQEKNGDDYFSLMNANLQNLLQALQ